A region of Phalacrocorax carbo chromosome 7, bPhaCar2.1, whole genome shotgun sequence DNA encodes the following proteins:
- the LINGO1 gene encoding leucine-rich repeat and immunoglobulin-like domain-containing nogo receptor-interacting protein 1 isoform X3, protein MVAGEASMRSPILACWQPILLLMLGSILSGSATGCPPRCECSAQERAVLCHRKRFMVVPEGIPTETRLLDLGKNRIKTLNQDEFANYPHLEELELNENIISAIEPGAFNNLFSLRTLGLRSNRLKLIPLGVFTGLSNLTKLDISENKIVILLDYMFQDLYNLKSLEVGDNDLVYISHRAFSGLNSLEQLTLEKCNLTSIPTEALSHLHGLIVLRLRHLNINTIRDYSFKRLYRLKVLEISHWPYLDTMTSNCLYGLNLTSLSITHCNLTSIPYVSVRHLVYLRFLNLSYNPIVTIEGSMLHDLLRLQEIQLVGGQLTTVEPFAFRGLNYLRILNVSGNLLTTLEESAFHSVGNLETLILDNNPLACDCRLLWVFRRRWRLNFNKQQPTCSTPEFVQGKEFKDFPDVLLPNYFTCRRARIRDRKPQQIFVDEGHTVHFVCRADGDPPPTIMWLSPRKHLISTKTNGRLTVFPDGTLEVRYAQIQDNGTYLCIASNAGGNDTMLAHLHVRSYSPDWPHQPNKTFAFISNQPNESDANSTRATVPFPFDIKTLIIATTMGFISFLGVVLFCLVLLFLWSRGKGNTKHNIEIEYVPRKSDAGISSADAPRKFNMKMI, encoded by the coding sequence ATGGTAGCTGGGGAGGCGAGTATGCGCAGCCCAATCCTGGCCTGCTGGCAGCCAATTCTCCTCCTGATGCTGGGATCCATCCTGTCCGGCTCGGCCACGGGCTGCCCGCCGCGCTGCGAGTGCTCTGCCCAGGAGCGCGCCGTCCTGTGCCACCGGAAGCGATTCATGGTTGTGCCGGAGGGGATCCCGACTGAGACCAGGCTGCTGGACTTGGGCAAGAACCGCATCAAGACACTCAACCAGGATGAATTTGCCAACTACCCTCacctggaggagctggaacTAAATGAGAACATTATCAGTGCCATTGAACCCGGGGCTTTCAACAACCTCTTCAGCCTGAGGACACTGGGGCTCAGGAGTAACAGACTCAAGCTGATCCCCTTGGGGGTGTTTACTGGACTCAGCAACCTTACCAAGCTAGACATTAGTGAGAACAAAATTGTGATCCTCCTAGACTACATGTTCCAGGACTTGTACAACCTGAAGTCTTTGGAAGTGGGGGACAACGACCTTGTCTACATTTCCCACCGGGCCTTCAGCGGCCTCAACAGCCTGGAGCAGCTGACCCTGGAGAAATGCAACCTGACCTCCATCCCCACAGAGGCCCTGTCTCACCTTCACGGCTTGATTGTGCTGCGGCTGCGCCATCTGAACATCAACACCATCCGGGATTACTCATTCAAGAGGCTGTACCGGCTCAAGGTCCTCGAGATCTCACACTGGCCCTACCTGGATACTATGACATCCAACTGCCTCTACGGGTTGAACCTGACCTCCTTGTCCATCACCCACTGCAACCTGACATCCATCCCGTACGTGTCGGTGAGGCACTTGGTTTACCTCCGTTTCTTGAACCTGTCCTACAACCCCATTGTCACCATTGAGGGCTCCATGCTTCATGACCTGCTCAGGCTGCAGGAGATCCAGCTGGTGGGAGGGCAGCTCACTACAGTCGAGCCCTTCGCCTTCCGCGGCCTCAATTACCTGCGCATCCTGAATGTGTCGGGGAATTTGCTGACCACCCTGGAGGAGTCGGCCTTCCACTCAGTGGGCAATCTGGAGACGCTCATCCTCGACAACAACCCCTTAGCCTGCGACTGTCGGCTGCTCTGGGTTTTCCGGCGGCGCTGGAGGTTGAACTTCAACAAGCAGCAGCCCACCTGCTCCACCCCCGAGTTTGTCCAGGGCAAGGAGTTCAAAGACTTCCCCGACGTCCTCCTGCCCAACTACTTCACCTGCCGCCGAGCACGGATACGGGACCGCAAACCTCAGCAGATCTTCGTGGATGAAGGCCACACAGTCCATTTTGTCTGCCGGGCAGATGGGGACCCGCCCCCCACCATCATGTGGCTGTCTCCCCGGAAGCACCTCATCTCTACCAAAACCAACGGGCGGCTCACTGTCTTCCCTGATGGCACGCTGGAGGTGCGCTATGCCCAGATCCAGGACAACGGCACCTACCTATGCATCGCCAGCAACGCGGGTGGCAATGACACCATGCTGGCCCACCTGCACGTGCGCAGCTACTCCCCAGACTGGCCCCACCAGCCCAACAAGACCTTTGCATTCATCTCCAACCAGCCCAACGAGAGCGATGCCAACAGCACACGCGCCACCGTGCCTTTCCCCTTTGACATCAAGACTCTCATCATCGCCACCACCATGGgcttcatttcctttctggGCGTCGTCCTCTTCTGTCTGGTGCTCCTCTTCCTGTGGAGCCGGGGGAAAGGCAACACCAAGCACAACATTGAAATAGAGTACGTGCCACGCAAGTCTGACGCGGGCATCAGCTCTGCCGACGCACCGCGCAAGTTCAACATGAAAATGATTTAA
- the LINGO1 gene encoding leucine-rich repeat and immunoglobulin-like domain-containing nogo receptor-interacting protein 1 isoform X2: MQVRDRMVAGEASMRSPILACWQPILLLMLGSILSGSATGCPPRCECSAQERAVLCHRKRFMVVPEGIPTETRLLDLGKNRIKTLNQDEFANYPHLEELELNENIISAIEPGAFNNLFSLRTLGLRSNRLKLIPLGVFTGLSNLTKLDISENKIVILLDYMFQDLYNLKSLEVGDNDLVYISHRAFSGLNSLEQLTLEKCNLTSIPTEALSHLHGLIVLRLRHLNINTIRDYSFKRLYRLKVLEISHWPYLDTMTSNCLYGLNLTSLSITHCNLTSIPYVSVRHLVYLRFLNLSYNPIVTIEGSMLHDLLRLQEIQLVGGQLTTVEPFAFRGLNYLRILNVSGNLLTTLEESAFHSVGNLETLILDNNPLACDCRLLWVFRRRWRLNFNKQQPTCSTPEFVQGKEFKDFPDVLLPNYFTCRRARIRDRKPQQIFVDEGHTVHFVCRADGDPPPTIMWLSPRKHLISTKTNGRLTVFPDGTLEVRYAQIQDNGTYLCIASNAGGNDTMLAHLHVRSYSPDWPHQPNKTFAFISNQPNESDANSTRATVPFPFDIKTLIIATTMGFISFLGVVLFCLVLLFLWSRGKGNTKHNIEIEYVPRKSDAGISSADAPRKFNMKMI; this comes from the coding sequence GTGAGAGATAGGATGGTAGCTGGGGAGGCGAGTATGCGCAGCCCAATCCTGGCCTGCTGGCAGCCAATTCTCCTCCTGATGCTGGGATCCATCCTGTCCGGCTCGGCCACGGGCTGCCCGCCGCGCTGCGAGTGCTCTGCCCAGGAGCGCGCCGTCCTGTGCCACCGGAAGCGATTCATGGTTGTGCCGGAGGGGATCCCGACTGAGACCAGGCTGCTGGACTTGGGCAAGAACCGCATCAAGACACTCAACCAGGATGAATTTGCCAACTACCCTCacctggaggagctggaacTAAATGAGAACATTATCAGTGCCATTGAACCCGGGGCTTTCAACAACCTCTTCAGCCTGAGGACACTGGGGCTCAGGAGTAACAGACTCAAGCTGATCCCCTTGGGGGTGTTTACTGGACTCAGCAACCTTACCAAGCTAGACATTAGTGAGAACAAAATTGTGATCCTCCTAGACTACATGTTCCAGGACTTGTACAACCTGAAGTCTTTGGAAGTGGGGGACAACGACCTTGTCTACATTTCCCACCGGGCCTTCAGCGGCCTCAACAGCCTGGAGCAGCTGACCCTGGAGAAATGCAACCTGACCTCCATCCCCACAGAGGCCCTGTCTCACCTTCACGGCTTGATTGTGCTGCGGCTGCGCCATCTGAACATCAACACCATCCGGGATTACTCATTCAAGAGGCTGTACCGGCTCAAGGTCCTCGAGATCTCACACTGGCCCTACCTGGATACTATGACATCCAACTGCCTCTACGGGTTGAACCTGACCTCCTTGTCCATCACCCACTGCAACCTGACATCCATCCCGTACGTGTCGGTGAGGCACTTGGTTTACCTCCGTTTCTTGAACCTGTCCTACAACCCCATTGTCACCATTGAGGGCTCCATGCTTCATGACCTGCTCAGGCTGCAGGAGATCCAGCTGGTGGGAGGGCAGCTCACTACAGTCGAGCCCTTCGCCTTCCGCGGCCTCAATTACCTGCGCATCCTGAATGTGTCGGGGAATTTGCTGACCACCCTGGAGGAGTCGGCCTTCCACTCAGTGGGCAATCTGGAGACGCTCATCCTCGACAACAACCCCTTAGCCTGCGACTGTCGGCTGCTCTGGGTTTTCCGGCGGCGCTGGAGGTTGAACTTCAACAAGCAGCAGCCCACCTGCTCCACCCCCGAGTTTGTCCAGGGCAAGGAGTTCAAAGACTTCCCCGACGTCCTCCTGCCCAACTACTTCACCTGCCGCCGAGCACGGATACGGGACCGCAAACCTCAGCAGATCTTCGTGGATGAAGGCCACACAGTCCATTTTGTCTGCCGGGCAGATGGGGACCCGCCCCCCACCATCATGTGGCTGTCTCCCCGGAAGCACCTCATCTCTACCAAAACCAACGGGCGGCTCACTGTCTTCCCTGATGGCACGCTGGAGGTGCGCTATGCCCAGATCCAGGACAACGGCACCTACCTATGCATCGCCAGCAACGCGGGTGGCAATGACACCATGCTGGCCCACCTGCACGTGCGCAGCTACTCCCCAGACTGGCCCCACCAGCCCAACAAGACCTTTGCATTCATCTCCAACCAGCCCAACGAGAGCGATGCCAACAGCACACGCGCCACCGTGCCTTTCCCCTTTGACATCAAGACTCTCATCATCGCCACCACCATGGgcttcatttcctttctggGCGTCGTCCTCTTCTGTCTGGTGCTCCTCTTCCTGTGGAGCCGGGGGAAAGGCAACACCAAGCACAACATTGAAATAGAGTACGTGCCACGCAAGTCTGACGCGGGCATCAGCTCTGCCGACGCACCGCGCAAGTTCAACATGAAAATGATTTAA